In Rhodothermales bacterium, one genomic interval encodes:
- a CDS encoding thioredoxin domain-containing protein, which produces MNRLGEETSPYLLQHRNNPVDWYPWSEEAFQRARDLDQPVFLSIGYATCHWCHVMEHESFEDEAVASLLNDSFISIKVDREERPDIDQVYMTVCQLMGGSCGWPLTVIMTPSRKPFFVATYIPKSSRFGRVGMVELLPRISALWRDERERVEESAGQITSALRSIDESVTGPRTLDSAWLKLAFEQFAERYDSEHGGFGASPKFPAPHNLLFLLRYAHRTGDARALEMVAHTLRSMRSGGIFDQIGFGFHRYSTDGEWRLPHFEKMLYDQALHIMAYTEAYLATGDHFFADVAREVADYVLRDMTAPAGGFYSAEDADSEGVEGKFYVWTVDEVVDVLSADLADLVIETYGLEPAGNFLDEATRELTGENVLHGSLDESGDGADRADRLDAARALLFAHREQRERPLLDDKVLTDWNGLMIAALSKLGSAVGDDRYVVAAKRAASFVSDTLYDDRGHLQHRYRDGVAGIDGHLTDYACMIWGLIELYQATYEPGPLGSAISLAEQMIERFWDDTNSGFFMTPVDGEELVARLKDLDDGALPSGNAIALLCFLRLSRLTADARFEEFAARLLAAVAPRVRRYPSGYAGMLIGLEFIEGGATEVVVAGSAESPDVREMIGELRRRYLPNTVSLCVGTDWDDLQRIAPFAGSFQSAPAGALAYVCRDHVCAAPSASAAEMVAELQAQREDLIKPKRSVAPDG; this is translated from the coding sequence ATGAATCGACTGGGAGAGGAGACGAGCCCGTACCTGCTGCAGCATCGTAACAATCCGGTGGACTGGTATCCGTGGTCGGAGGAGGCGTTTCAGCGCGCACGAGATCTGGACCAGCCCGTATTCCTGTCGATCGGCTACGCTACCTGTCACTGGTGCCACGTCATGGAGCACGAGTCGTTCGAAGACGAAGCCGTTGCGTCGCTGCTGAACGATAGCTTCATATCCATCAAGGTGGATCGAGAGGAGCGGCCGGATATTGACCAGGTGTACATGACCGTGTGTCAGCTCATGGGAGGATCGTGCGGTTGGCCTTTGACCGTCATCATGACGCCGTCCCGCAAGCCGTTCTTTGTCGCCACCTATATCCCGAAGAGCAGCCGCTTCGGTCGGGTAGGGATGGTCGAATTGCTGCCGCGCATCAGCGCGCTGTGGCGCGACGAGCGAGAGCGTGTTGAAGAGTCGGCGGGCCAGATCACATCTGCGCTGCGAAGTATCGACGAGTCCGTAACTGGTCCACGCACGCTGGATTCCGCGTGGCTCAAGCTGGCGTTCGAGCAATTCGCAGAACGGTACGATTCGGAGCATGGTGGATTCGGCGCATCGCCAAAATTTCCGGCTCCGCACAATCTCCTCTTTCTGCTGAGGTATGCACACCGCACGGGCGACGCACGTGCACTGGAGATGGTTGCGCATACGCTACGGTCCATGAGGAGCGGAGGCATCTTCGATCAAATCGGATTCGGATTCCATCGCTACTCCACAGACGGAGAGTGGAGGCTGCCGCATTTCGAGAAAATGCTGTACGACCAGGCGCTTCACATCATGGCGTATACGGAAGCCTACCTGGCCACCGGTGACCACTTTTTCGCCGACGTCGCACGAGAGGTGGCAGACTACGTTCTGAGAGATATGACAGCGCCCGCCGGTGGATTCTACTCGGCCGAAGATGCCGACAGCGAGGGGGTGGAAGGGAAATTCTATGTATGGACGGTCGACGAAGTCGTTGACGTTCTGTCCGCCGATCTGGCAGACCTCGTTATTGAAACGTACGGACTGGAGCCGGCCGGTAATTTCCTGGACGAGGCAACTCGTGAGTTGACAGGAGAGAATGTCTTGCACGGTTCGTTGGACGAGTCGGGAGACGGCGCAGACCGAGCCGATCGTCTCGACGCGGCGAGAGCATTGCTGTTCGCGCACCGTGAGCAACGAGAACGGCCCCTCCTCGACGACAAGGTTCTGACGGACTGGAACGGCCTCATGATCGCAGCGCTGTCGAAGCTCGGGTCTGCAGTCGGCGACGACCGGTACGTGGTCGCGGCGAAACGGGCGGCATCGTTTGTGTCGGATACGCTCTACGACGATCGAGGCCACCTGCAGCATCGATATCGCGACGGCGTGGCGGGCATCGATGGCCACTTGACGGACTACGCCTGTATGATCTGGGGCTTGATCGAACTCTACCAGGCAACGTATGAGCCGGGTCCGCTTGGCTCGGCCATATCGCTCGCGGAACAGATGATCGAGCGATTCTGGGATGACACGAACAGCGGGTTCTTCATGACGCCGGTGGACGGGGAAGAGCTCGTCGCCCGGTTGAAGGATCTCGACGACGGTGCATTACCGTCTGGCAATGCGATTGCCCTTCTGTGCTTTCTCCGCCTGTCGAGATTAACTGCCGACGCCCGTTTTGAGGAGTTTGCCGCCCGATTACTTGCGGCGGTTGCGCCGCGTGTACGTCGCTATCCTTCCGGTTACGCCGGCATGTTGATCGGTCTGGAGTTCATCGAAGGCGGGGCCACAGAGGTGGTCGTGGCCGGATCTGCAGAGTCTCCTGACGTTCGAGAGATGATAGGAGAACTGCGCCGGCGCTACCTGCCCAACACAGTCAGTCTGTGCGTGGGAACTGATTGGGATGACCTGCAACGGATTGCTCCCTTTGCGGGGTCCTTTCAGAGCGCTCCGGCGGGTGCTCTGGCATACGTGTGCCGGGATCATGTCTGCGCGGCACCATCCGCGTCCGCGGCGGAGATGGTGGCGGAGCTGCAGGCGCAACGTGAGGACTTGATCAAGCCGAAACGAAGTGTTGCTCCGGATGGTTGA
- a CDS encoding glycerate kinase encodes MINERTIVSELARLESDAREIVSAAISGASPSVLLERAIREGALASVDQHERVLALACGKASMPMASTLMSVIGESVHAGLVTVPDDGAISGSLSPLEVMVSSHPVPDDRSEAAGRRALELAHGVREEDLLIVLLSGGASALWSVPADGLTLEHLQQSVTTLLRSGADIEEMNTVRKHISAIKGGRLAAAAAPGSVVTLMISDVAGDDPSTIGSGPTVPDSTTYADALHVLERRGGRSAYPNAVVAHLDAGARGKNEESPGPGDDVFRSTEARVIGSNADALEAAAKKASELEYETVIAPRPVTGEASDVGRRLAQQLMDTPARRPTCLIWGGESTVKVTGTGRGGRNQEMALAAVIELSGCARPAVLLSAGTDGVDGPTDAAGAVASSRTHMHAKRLGLDAAAFLANNDSNSFFEAAGGLIKTGPTQTNVMDVQIGLIGTGRTD; translated from the coding sequence GTGATAAATGAGCGCACCATCGTTTCCGAACTGGCCCGCCTCGAATCGGACGCGCGGGAGATCGTGTCGGCTGCGATCAGCGGCGCGTCCCCGTCCGTCCTCCTGGAGCGAGCGATACGCGAGGGGGCACTCGCCTCTGTCGATCAGCACGAGCGCGTGCTGGCACTTGCATGTGGCAAGGCTTCGATGCCGATGGCATCGACATTGATGTCCGTCATTGGTGAGTCGGTGCATGCGGGTCTTGTGACCGTTCCCGACGACGGGGCGATTTCCGGGTCGTTGTCTCCACTCGAAGTTATGGTTTCCTCCCATCCCGTACCGGATGACCGCAGCGAGGCCGCGGGGCGGCGGGCGCTCGAGCTCGCACACGGTGTTCGCGAGGAGGATCTGCTTATCGTCCTGCTTTCGGGAGGAGCTTCGGCCCTCTGGTCCGTCCCGGCTGATGGATTGACGCTCGAGCATCTGCAGCAGTCGGTCACGACGCTCCTGAGGTCCGGGGCTGATATCGAGGAGATGAACACGGTCAGGAAGCACATTTCCGCTATCAAGGGAGGGCGGCTGGCAGCGGCCGCCGCACCGGGCTCCGTGGTAACGCTGATGATCTCCGACGTCGCGGGCGACGATCCCAGTACGATCGGGAGCGGACCGACAGTTCCGGATTCTACGACGTACGCCGACGCCCTGCATGTTCTGGAGCGCAGGGGCGGGAGAAGTGCATATCCGAATGCCGTTGTGGCGCATCTGGATGCGGGAGCGCGTGGGAAGAACGAAGAATCCCCAGGGCCCGGAGATGACGTCTTTCGCAGTACGGAGGCCCGCGTGATTGGATCAAATGCAGACGCGCTCGAGGCTGCCGCGAAGAAAGCGAGCGAACTTGAATACGAGACGGTGATTGCACCGAGGCCTGTCACAGGCGAAGCGTCCGATGTTGGTCGCCGGCTCGCTCAACAACTCATGGATACACCCGCACGTCGGCCCACATGCCTGATCTGGGGCGGCGAGAGCACGGTGAAGGTCACGGGAACCGGGCGCGGTGGTCGAAATCAGGAGATGGCACTTGCGGCAGTCATCGAATTGAGCGGCTGTGCACGACCCGCCGTATTGTTAAGTGCTGGAACCGACGGTGTGGATGGGCCCACGGACGCGGCAGGAGCGGTCGCATCGTCCCGCACTCATATGCACGCGAAGCGACTCGGGCTGGATGCTGCTGCGTTCCTCGCAAACAATGATTCGAATTCCTTCTTTGAGGCGGCCGGCGGACTCATCAAGACCGGCCCGACACAGACGAACGTGATGGACGTACAGATCGGTCTGATCGGGACCGGTCGGACTGACTAG